The Rhodothermales bacterium genome includes the window ATCACCCTGAAGAACGTGCCGGACGACCTCCACAACAAGCTCAAGGCGCAGGCAGAGCGCAATAGGCGCAGCCTGAATCAGGAGGCGATCGAGATTTTGAGCGATGGGCTGGCAGACACCATTCCCTCGCCGGCGCTCGATCCCGAGGCCTTCCTGGCGCATGTCAAGAAAACCCACGACTCCATGGAGGCTCGAGGCATCTGCCTGACGAATCAGGAGGTTCTCGACGCGATCAACTTCGGACGCGAATGATTGTCGCAGACACCAATCTGGTCGTGCACTTCTTTGTCCGCTCCGGTCGGACGGAGGGGGCCGATGGCGTGTTTAGCCGCGACCCGGTGTGGTGTGCTCCCTCAATCTGGAAAAGCGAGTTCCGCAACACGTTGCTCCAACTGATCAAGCACCGACGGCTCAGCGTGCCCGAGGCTGCGGCGGCCTGGGCCAACGCCACGCTTTTTGTCCGCACGGCCGAAATGGATCCTCCGGTGGAGCAGGTCCTGGATGTGGGCCTGCGGCGAGGGTT containing:
- a CDS encoding Arc family DNA-binding protein → MATITLKNVPDDLHNKLKAQAERNRRSLNQEAIEILSDGLADTIPSPALDPEAFLAHVKKTHDSMEARGICLTNQEVLDAINFGRE
- a CDS encoding type II toxin-antitoxin system VapC family toxin, with the translated sequence MIVADTNLVVHFFVRSGRTEGADGVFSRDPVWCAPSIWKSEFRNTLLQLIKHRRLSVPEAAAAWANATLFVRTAEMDPPVEQVLDVGLRRGLSAYDAEFVVTAQRLGLQLITTDRGILSTCRETAISPEDFCRRS